TGTAGGCCGGGATATCATCGGGCTGGCAGAGACAGGCTCTGGAAAAACAGGGGCCTTTGCTTTGCCCATCCTGCAGACACTGCTGGAAACACCCCAACGCTTCTTTGCTCTTGTCCTCACACCAACCCGAGAGCTCGCCTTCCAGATCTCGGAGCAGTTTGAAGCTCTTGGATCCTCCATTGGTGTCCAAAGTGGTGAGTGGCCTTCTAATGGGCCTCAGAATTGTACAGTATTCAGATGTTACTGTGTGAAAATTTGAGGGAGTAGGAGAAAGCTGTTAAACTGTAAGGAAGGGAGTAGAGAGTATGGAATATGAGGGGAGATAGAGGAATAGAGTATGGGAGTGGGATTGGGGAAAGGATCATTGGTGAGGGGGTAGTATTTATGGTGGTGGTATATCACCTTTCAGTGTGAAAAAGAGCATGTAGCAGTCTGTCTTCCCTGAGGTGTACATCCAGGCAGTGGACATTTCCCAAGAGGGAAGTGGGGAGGATCGCCCATAACCACATGTTAAATTGTCAGCCATAAATTTGAGTCACCGCCCCCAATGAACTGAATAGGGGAGTTCACACCTATCAGGCTTTCTTTGCAGACTCCCTGCATCAGTTCCATATTCAAATTAATGTTTTAAGATTTAgtttgcaaccataagggctaggaACTCTGAATGAATGCACAGATTTTGCAGCTAAACTTAGCAGCAAGGGGTGGATTTTGCAGCTAGCTTTGTGACTGTGGAAAACATAGGGCCATGACAGTAAATGAGCTGGGGACTTGAAATCTGGATTAGGATATCTGGGGGAAGACAGTTACTGGTCAGGGATGCCAAAATGGAGTTAAAGAGAATTCCTATTAAGATAAGTGGCTTTAAATTCCTATACATAAATTGTGGGTGTATTTGAGAGGGGACAGGAATAGGTAGATTGTTGGTTATAGTGGTGGCTTGTACTGGTTCTGTTCCAGGGGGACTCACTCTgcctctgttgtttttttttcttccccacagCGGTTATTGTGGGTGGAATTGACATGATGTCACAGGCTCTGACCTTAGCCAAGAAGCCACATGTTATAATTGGTAAGAAATCAGCATGTAGAATGATGCTTGTAATAAGATCACAGGCCTCCTAAGGAATGCGAAATGGTGGTGTTGGTTGTCAGAAGTTCCTATATGTGTCTGGAGGGAGCAATGAGTGTAACCTCACTGTGTTCCCCTTGGCTTTGAAGAAGGGACAGTGGATGCAATGCAAGCTCATCTCAAAATTGTCCAGCCAAGTTGCCTTGGGACTGGTCTCCCATTCTCCCCCAAGAACTCAAGCACCATGGTCTAGAGCTCTTCTCAGGATGCCTCTGATCTGGCCCACTTTTTCCCTTGGAAAGCCTGGTCTGGTTGTCTCATTTTAAGACCGCTCTGGTGCACAGGAGCTCTTCCATCCAGGGAAAATCAGTCTGCTTTGGCTTCTCACCAATCATCTTCAGTTCCCAGCACAGCTCCATACTGCTGTGACTGCCTTTACAATCTTAAGCAAAAGAAGCCAATTCTATAGCAGAGTTCCTCCTCCTCACTTGCAGTGCCTCTTCCCTCCTTACGTGGACTGCATTCTGGGACATTTTTCCCATTACTGTCACCTTTACCTTTCTTTTTGATTGTCTGTTGGTAGCAACACCTGGCCGTCTGATTGACCATCTGGAGAACACAAAAGGTTTCAACTTGCGAGCTCTTAAGTACCTGGTTATGGATGAAGCTGACCGGATCCTCAACATGGATTTTGAGACCGAGGTGAGGCCTACAATACCCGCCGTAaaggaaaagtcctatagaatttaacagaTGAAATCAATGCAGTCTTAAGGAAACTATTCTAAATGTCTATAAGACTtaatagaacagtggttctcaaatggcGGGTCAGGTCTCCAAAGTGGGTCGccaccccattttaatggggttgccaaggctggcattaaacttgctggggcctggggctgaagctgatgcccaagccccactgtctggggcagcagggctcaggttacaggccctcgggcttcagctttgccttcctgcccctctggggtggcagggcttgggcaggctcaggctttggtcccccctcccagggttgtgtagtaatttttgttgtcagaagggggccgcggcgcaatgaagtttgagaaccgctgtaatAGAAAATGAAATCTTGCTATAGCTTTATTAAACTATCCCACAGCACTTAATAGTAAATTATATCTAACTTTTAACATCCCATAGAATTCTCTCTTAAATTCTACACAATGGTTTAAACACTTTAGAAATGAGCTAATCTCTGTTAAATTCTGTTGGATTCTTCCCTAAATGTTTATCTTGTTGTTCCTCGTTAGGTGCACGTGCTGATGTACACACTTCTGCAGATATACTGCCTGTTGACTTTTGGAGTCCATGGTGACTGTCTAGGTGTCCCAGCCCACAATGCAGCTTTATTTTATATGGCTCTTCTAAAAGAAGAAAGTGATTTATTGCGATGACCACTCCTCCCATATCAGACAGATTAGCATATGGCCCTGTATTCATATGTTCTCTGCATTCTCTGCTTGGAACACTTACTTGAAGGGGCGCATGTCTTGACTTCTACTGTGCCTCAGTAGCAGGTTTTGCCTCCTCCCTCTTTCTTTTACAGGTGGATAAGATCCTAAAAGTGATTCCCCGAGACAGGAAGACATTCCTCTTTTCTGCCACCATGACCAAGAAGGTGAGAGCATAACTTTTCTCAGATCAGCCTGTGTGTGTTGaaattgggggaaggggtcatGGATTATCTGATAGATGTTTCTacacccctttcctcctccctaaggctacatctacactatgagttagggatgtgattcccctgctcgtgTATGTATGCTCGTGTATGTATACtggtgctagctctcattgagctagcaccaGTATAAGAGTGGCATAGCCGTGGAAGCATGGGTGGTGAAGGCATGGCTTAGCCATGCCGCGTACAAATCTGCCTGAAACTGGTGGGTACATGCTTGGCACGGCCCAGCCGTGCCTCCTACCAGTGCTACCGTGGCTACACTGCCGTTCATGCTCACACAATCTTGAGAGCTAGCACCTGCACACAAGTAGGGGAATCATGCTCctagctcgtagtgtagacctagccttagagctGTGTTGCTGGAGGATTAGCGTCTTGCTAATACCGACTTATTTTGATTCCTCATTCAGGTGCAAAAGCTTCAGCGTGCTGCACTGAAGGACCCTGTTAAATGTGCTGTTTCCTCCAAATATCAGACAGTTGAAAAACTGCAGCAGCATTATATTTTCATCCCCTCCAAATTCAAGGTAatgcctctcttctctccccatccTCAAAGCCATTCTTGCTCCTCCTTCATAGTTACTCTCCTGCTCTTTCCCATCTTCTCTGGCTTATGGTTGAACTTGTCCTTTGCTCTCATGTAGTCTGTACCACTGCTGTGTTTGTTGATCCTTGCAGGACAGTTACCTGGTTTATATCCTTAATGAACTGGCTGGGAACTCCTTCATGATATTCTGCAGTACCTGCAACAACACTCAAAGGACAGCTCTCCTGCTCCGCAACTTGGGTTTCACTGCCATACCCCTCCATGGACAGATGAGTCAGGTAGTAGTCTATCTCGCTCCTTGCTGTGTAGGTGTATATGAGATGAGGATGTGCCACTGTGTCATGACCAGCTCCGAGAGGCAAGAGACCATAACGTGTGTAGGGCTGGCTCCCTAGAGCTTAATTTAACATTAATGCAGCCACCAAATTCCAGTGTACCAGTATCAGTTGTTCCAAGTGAAAGCTTAATCTCCCAATCCTTCTGTATACAGAAGGATAACAATAGTTTAACAAGAATAGGATCAGTCCTTTGCTGTTTGATTCCTTAACTTTTGAGTTATAAacttgtttctttatttttctttctactATCACAGAATAAGCGACTGGGATCCCTGAACAAGTTCAAGGCAAAGGCCCGTTCCATTCTGCTGGCTACAGATGTTGCAAGCAGAGGTCTGGACATCCCACATGTGGATGTGGTGATAAATTTTGATATTCCCACACATTCCAAGG
The Emys orbicularis isolate rEmyOrb1 chromosome 1, rEmyOrb1.hap1, whole genome shotgun sequence DNA segment above includes these coding regions:
- the DDX47 gene encoding probable ATP-dependent RNA helicase DDX47, encoding MAADAEYGPLEEAVEEPRSFKDLGVTDVLCETCDQLGWKTPTKIQVEAIPVALQGRDIIGLAETGSGKTGAFALPILQTLLETPQRFFALVLTPTRELAFQISEQFEALGSSIGVQSAVIVGGIDMMSQALTLAKKPHVIIATPGRLIDHLENTKGFNLRALKYLVMDEADRILNMDFETEVDKILKVIPRDRKTFLFSATMTKKVQKLQRAALKDPVKCAVSSKYQTVEKLQQHYIFIPSKFKDSYLVYILNELAGNSFMIFCSTCNNTQRTALLLRNLGFTAIPLHGQMSQNKRLGSLNKFKAKARSILLATDVASRGLDIPHVDVVINFDIPTHSKDYIHRVGRTARAGRSGKSITFVTQYDVELFQRIEHLIGKKLPVFPTQEEEVMMLTERVAEAQRFARMELREQGEKKKRSRDEANDDDDTEGATGVRNKVAGGKMKKRKAR